A genomic segment from Takifugu rubripes chromosome 20, fTakRub1.2, whole genome shotgun sequence encodes:
- the c20h1orf210 gene encoding type III endosome membrane protein TEMP isoform X2, with amino-acid sequence MDGISNAPPFTVTSNITVNATTVNPKPSPGNWEFLVGVLVIAISVSILIALLAKCQVVRNYLASYRHTRLREVDNVSQCEPSGLQVEFAVHGGQDIDPGCPRPATEEDDDGFIEDNYILASERARAEQAAEEMEGTEEEI; translated from the exons ATGGATGGGATTTCAAATGCCCCACCCTTTACCGTGACCTCAAACATAACAGTAAATG CCACCACGGTGAACCCGAAGCCTTCACCAGGCAACTGGGAGTTCCTGGTGGGCGTCCTGGTCATCGCCATCTCAGTCTCCATCCTCATCGCCCTGCTGGCTAAATGTCAGGTGGTCCGAAACTATTTGGCCAGCTACAGACACACCCGGCTGAGGGAGGTCGACAATGTCAGTCAATGTGAaccatcag GCCTGCAGGTGGAATTTGCCGTGCACGGAGGTCAGGATATCGACCCCGGGTGTCCGCGTCCTGCcacagaggaagatgatgatggctTCATTGAGGACAACTACATCCTGGCCAGCGAGCGAGCCAGGGCTGAACAAGCAGCCGAGGAGATGGAGGgcacagaggaagag ATATAA
- the c20h1orf210 gene encoding type III endosome membrane protein TEMP isoform X1: MDGISNAPPFTVTSNITVNATTVNPKPSPGNWEFLVGVLVIAISVSILIALLAKCQVVRNYLASYRHTRLREVDNVSQCEPSGLQVEFAVHGGQDIDPGCPRPATEEDDDGFIEDNYILASERARAEQAAEEMEGTEEEVDEIEFSIA; encoded by the exons ATGGATGGGATTTCAAATGCCCCACCCTTTACCGTGACCTCAAACATAACAGTAAATG CCACCACGGTGAACCCGAAGCCTTCACCAGGCAACTGGGAGTTCCTGGTGGGCGTCCTGGTCATCGCCATCTCAGTCTCCATCCTCATCGCCCTGCTGGCTAAATGTCAGGTGGTCCGAAACTATTTGGCCAGCTACAGACACACCCGGCTGAGGGAGGTCGACAATGTCAGTCAATGTGAaccatcag GCCTGCAGGTGGAATTTGCCGTGCACGGAGGTCAGGATATCGACCCCGGGTGTCCGCGTCCTGCcacagaggaagatgatgatggctTCATTGAGGACAACTACATCCTGGCCAGCGAGCGAGCCAGGGCTGAACAAGCAGCCGAGGAGATGGAGGgcacagaggaagaggtggaTGAAATTGAATTCTCCATTGCCTAA